One bacterium genomic region harbors:
- the xerD gene encoding site-specific tyrosine recombinase XerD: protein MRGDAKSPDNLLDFFLNYLIVERSLSKNTVDAYARDLRAFFTALKKSGNIPPEKAQARDVMDFLKSESLRGIEPRSMARRMSALRTFYKVLIREGITDKSPMERLESLRQWRSLPKTLTREQAEALVESPEGSTPKGLRDRAMLELLYGAGLRVSEICSLRIAGVELNAGFIRTMGKGSKERVVPIGKRAKEAIELYLAGGRPAFAKGKRATDVLFLNRFGKAISRQSAWKLVKEGCRRAGIPGDTSPHTLRHSFASHLLEGGADLRSLQMMLGHADLSTTQIYTHLSRDHLRTMVKKHHPRGG from the coding sequence ATGAGGGGAGACGCAAAGTCTCCCGACAATCTTCTGGATTTTTTCCTCAATTACCTCATCGTCGAGCGCTCGCTTTCAAAAAACACCGTGGACGCCTACGCCCGCGACCTGCGGGCTTTCTTCACCGCGCTCAAAAAGAGCGGAAACATCCCGCCGGAGAAGGCTCAGGCCAGAGACGTGATGGACTTTCTCAAATCCGAGAGCCTGCGCGGTATTGAACCCCGGTCGATGGCCCGCAGGATGTCGGCCCTTCGCACCTTCTACAAGGTTCTCATACGCGAGGGGATTACGGACAAAAGCCCGATGGAAAGGCTCGAATCCCTCCGCCAGTGGCGCTCCCTCCCCAAGACCCTGACGCGGGAACAGGCCGAGGCGCTTGTGGAGAGCCCCGAGGGGAGTACTCCGAAGGGGCTTCGGGACAGGGCGATGCTGGAGCTCCTCTACGGCGCCGGCCTCAGGGTATCGGAAATATGCTCGCTTAGGATAGCGGGGGTGGAGCTGAACGCCGGCTTTATCAGAACTATGGGCAAAGGCTCCAAGGAGAGGGTAGTCCCGATAGGCAAGAGGGCCAAGGAAGCGATAGAGCTTTACCTCGCGGGGGGAAGGCCCGCTTTCGCCAAGGGAAAGAGGGCGACCGACGTACTCTTCCTTAACAGGTTCGGCAAGGCCATCTCTCGGCAGAGCGCCTGGAAGCTGGTGAAGGAAGGGTGCCGGAGGGCCGGGATCCCCGGCGACACCAGCCCCCACACCCTGCGCCACTCCTTCGCCTCCCACCTTCTGGAGGGCGGGGCGGATCTTCGCAGCCTCCAGATGATGCTCGGCCACGCCGACCTCTCGACCACCCAGATTTACACCCACCTTTCGCGCGACCACCTGCGCACTATGGTAAAAAAGCACCATCCGAGGGGAGGGTAG
- a CDS encoding SPFH domain-containing protein: MGTDNLVFLEVLEWFDNSGKTVAHRIPEKGSGEIKFGAQLTVRESQAAVFYSEGTACDALGPGRHTLTTKNLPVLNKMLAIPWGMRSPFRAEAYFVNLKDFVNLGWGTRDPVAFRDNELGLVRLRAHGVFNVQVVQPVLFVNSIVGTKASYDIADLESYLAQVIVSRLNDLLGEKLDTLLNLPALYEEIAEGLQKRLVADFARYGLSLKSLFINAITPPDEVQKAIDERTRLGAIGGRLDDLLKMKMAMALEKGASEGGAQAGGMGMGLGMGMGMVVPGLFGGMLSPEKGRAENMSVCPDCGGEVSRDARFCCHCGSQIVVLKKCAECGKNISPRAKFCPACGVPASTPIHDKVCTHCGAKNLMEASFCNQCGQSLG, encoded by the coding sequence ATGGGGACGGACAACCTCGTCTTTCTGGAAGTACTCGAATGGTTTGACAATTCGGGCAAAACCGTGGCCCACAGGATTCCCGAAAAGGGCTCCGGCGAGATAAAGTTCGGCGCGCAGCTAACCGTCCGGGAGAGCCAGGCCGCGGTCTTTTACTCCGAGGGAACCGCCTGCGACGCCCTCGGCCCCGGCAGGCACACCCTCACCACCAAAAACCTTCCTGTATTGAACAAGATGCTGGCGATTCCGTGGGGGATGAGAAGTCCCTTCCGCGCCGAAGCCTATTTCGTAAACCTGAAAGATTTCGTGAACCTCGGCTGGGGCACCAGAGACCCCGTGGCCTTTCGGGACAACGAATTGGGGTTAGTTCGCCTCCGCGCTCACGGTGTCTTTAACGTCCAGGTCGTCCAGCCCGTGCTCTTCGTGAACTCCATCGTCGGGACGAAGGCGAGCTATGACATCGCCGATCTTGAAAGCTATCTGGCACAGGTTATAGTCTCGCGCCTGAACGACCTCCTCGGCGAAAAGCTCGACACCCTCCTTAACCTCCCGGCCCTCTACGAGGAGATAGCGGAAGGGCTGCAAAAGCGGTTGGTTGCCGATTTCGCGCGCTACGGCCTTTCGCTGAAGTCTCTTTTCATAAACGCCATAACCCCTCCCGACGAGGTGCAAAAGGCTATAGACGAGCGCACTCGCCTCGGAGCGATCGGGGGAAGACTTGACGACCTCCTGAAGATGAAGATGGCGATGGCGCTTGAAAAAGGCGCTTCGGAGGGGGGCGCTCAGGCCGGAGGGATGGGGATGGGTCTCGGCATGGGCATGGGAATGGTGGTTCCGGGCCTTTTCGGAGGAATGCTTTCCCCGGAAAAGGGCAGAGCCGAAAATATGTCCGTCTGCCCGGACTGCGGAGGGGAGGTGAGCCGTGACGCGCGGTTCTGCTGCCATTGCGGAAGCCAGATAGTGGTGCTGAAAAAGTGCGCCGAGTGCGGGAAAAACATCTCCCCGAGGGCGAAATTCTGCCCTGCGTGCGGGGTTCCCGCCTCCACTCCGATCCATGACAAGGTTTGTACCCACTGCGGTGCGAAAAACCTGATGGAAGCCTCCTTTTGCAACCAGTGCGGACAGTCCCTGGGCTGA
- the hypF gene encoding carbamoyltransferase HypF, whose protein sequence is MSIAAPALKSAPPTPSKKPELCGFAVGKPEPLVPAFFFFGAEFEVKKPFERRFLRVSGIVQGVGFRPFAARLAGGLGLTGQVANTTRGVEIEIQGKKAVLDEFCSRLERELPPVALILGVECENISPVSGENSFKIVSSRTDPVSSVIIPPDIATCPKCLAELLDPSDRRFGYPFINCTDCGPRYTIIEKTPYDRPNTSMAGFTMCPACETEYEAPQSRRFHAQPNACPACGPSLWALDGSGERIDSEPVAEAARILSSGGIVALLGIGGFHLACDAANEDAVTLLRRRKKRPGKPFAVMADSMKTARSAGRLSQGSERELAGPWAPIVLCPSRETSPVTPSVAPGQNTVGLFLPYAPLHHLLFKDEGSPRLLVMTSGNRSDEPLISTVKEALEKLGGVADLFLVHDRPIIHPVDDSVLKDMGSLGVVAVRRARGYAPRPVPVKGKNPGTVLAVGAELMSAVTVLQGGLAFVGSHVGDLKNLETEEYFRRGVTHLLELLRARPVLAACDLHPSYRSTAFAEEYSAEESIPLLRIQHHEAHGAGCMAENSFTGEGVVLALDGVGYGHDGTIWGGEILTGKPGSFSRKAHLLPVPQPGGDSAALEPWRMAASHLRLIAGSGWKELPLGIFRGKTPEELTTLDAMMEKGLGSPLTSSCGRLFDSAAAIALGIEGRILYSAQGPMELEAAASRSLSSRNYPEGKITPDGSKFIIDPSPLLQALLDDALKNRDKSAMARSFHEALAKTFFTAAKSVAEREGLNDVFLTGGCFFNSILAESLKLMLEKEGLKVHHHRLIPPGDGGISYGQASWIALKGS, encoded by the coding sequence GTGTCGATTGCGGCACCTGCGCTGAAGAGTGCCCCTCCAACGCCATCGAAGAAGCCTGAGCTTTGCGGCTTTGCCGTAGGAAAGCCGGAGCCTTTGGTTCCGGCTTTTTTCTTTTTCGGCGCGGAATTTGAAGTGAAAAAACCGTTTGAGAGAAGATTTTTAAGAGTCTCCGGCATCGTGCAGGGGGTGGGGTTCCGCCCCTTCGCGGCCCGGCTCGCGGGCGGCCTCGGGCTGACGGGGCAGGTCGCCAACACCACCCGGGGGGTGGAGATCGAGATTCAGGGCAAAAAAGCCGTCCTCGACGAGTTCTGCAGCCGCCTTGAACGCGAACTTCCCCCCGTCGCCCTGATCCTCGGCGTAGAGTGCGAAAACATTTCTCCCGTTTCCGGCGAAAACTCCTTTAAAATCGTCTCCTCGCGCACCGACCCGGTCTCCTCGGTGATAATCCCCCCGGACATCGCCACCTGCCCTAAATGTCTGGCGGAACTTCTCGACCCCTCGGACCGGCGCTTCGGTTATCCCTTCATCAACTGCACCGATTGCGGCCCGCGCTATACGATTATCGAAAAAACCCCCTATGACCGCCCCAACACCTCGATGGCGGGTTTTACAATGTGCCCGGCGTGCGAGACGGAGTACGAAGCGCCGCAAAGTAGGCGCTTTCACGCGCAGCCCAACGCCTGCCCCGCCTGCGGCCCATCGCTTTGGGCTCTCGACGGCTCGGGAGAGAGAATAGATTCTGAACCGGTCGCCGAAGCCGCAAGGATCCTCTCCTCGGGGGGCATAGTCGCCCTTCTCGGAATCGGGGGTTTCCACCTCGCCTGCGACGCGGCGAACGAAGACGCCGTCACCCTCCTTCGCCGAAGAAAGAAGCGGCCGGGAAAGCCCTTCGCGGTGATGGCGGACTCCATGAAGACCGCCAGGAGCGCGGGCAGGCTGTCGCAGGGCTCCGAGAGGGAGCTTGCGGGCCCTTGGGCGCCGATTGTCCTTTGCCCGTCAAGGGAGACCTCGCCGGTCACCCCCTCCGTCGCGCCGGGGCAAAACACCGTGGGGCTCTTCCTTCCCTACGCACCCCTCCACCACCTTCTCTTTAAAGACGAAGGTTCGCCCCGCCTGCTGGTAATGACCAGCGGCAACCGGAGCGACGAACCGCTTATCTCCACTGTGAAAGAGGCGCTTGAAAAACTCGGCGGGGTCGCCGACCTCTTTTTGGTCCACGACCGCCCGATAATCCACCCGGTGGACGATTCGGTGCTAAAGGATATGGGGTCGCTGGGAGTTGTGGCTGTCAGAAGGGCGAGGGGCTACGCCCCCAGGCCCGTTCCTGTGAAGGGAAAGAACCCCGGAACGGTTCTGGCGGTGGGTGCGGAGCTTATGAGCGCGGTGACGGTCCTGCAGGGCGGCCTCGCCTTCGTGGGCTCACATGTGGGTGACCTCAAAAACCTCGAAACCGAGGAGTACTTCCGAAGGGGAGTAACCCACCTTCTGGAGCTGCTGCGGGCCAGGCCAGTCCTCGCCGCCTGCGACCTCCACCCCTCTTACCGCTCGACGGCTTTCGCCGAAGAATACTCAGCCGAAGAGTCCATCCCCCTCCTTCGCATCCAGCACCACGAGGCGCACGGGGCGGGGTGCATGGCCGAAAACTCCTTCACCGGCGAGGGAGTGGTTCTGGCTCTCGACGGCGTCGGCTACGGCCACGACGGGACGATCTGGGGGGGAGAGATTCTGACCGGCAAGCCCGGCTCCTTCTCCCGCAAGGCGCACCTTCTGCCAGTCCCCCAGCCGGGAGGCGACAGCGCGGCGCTGGAACCCTGGAGGATGGCGGCCTCGCACCTTCGCCTTATCGCGGGAAGCGGCTGGAAGGAGCTGCCTCTGGGCATTTTCAGAGGAAAGACGCCTGAGGAGTTGACGACTCTGGATGCGATGATGGAAAAGGGGCTGGGTTCCCCCCTCACCTCCTCCTGCGGCAGGCTTTTCGACTCGGCCGCCGCCATTGCCCTCGGCATTGAGGGGCGGATACTCTATTCGGCGCAGGGGCCGATGGAACTGGAAGCCGCCGCTTCGCGCTCGCTCTCTTCGAGAAATTACCCGGAGGGAAAGATAACCCCCGACGGCTCGAAGTTTATAATCGACCCCTCTCCCCTCCTTCAGGCTCTTCTGGACGACGCGCTGAAAAACCGCGACAAGTCCGCGATGGCCAGAAGCTTTCACGAGGCGCTGGCGAAGACCTTTTTTACGGCGGCAAAGAGCGTCGCGGAAAGAGAAGGGCTGAATGACGTTTTTCTCACGGGCGGCTGCTTTTTCAACTCGATTCTCGCCGAATCGCTAAAGCTCATGCTGGAAAAAGAGGGGCTCAAGGTCCACCACCACCGCCTGATACCCCCCGGCGACGGCGGAATATCCTACGGCCAGGCTAGCTGGATCGCGCTCAAGGGCTCCTAG
- a CDS encoding CBS domain-containing protein has translation MEVITTHVNSDFDALGSMVAAKKLYPEALLSFPGSQEKSLRNFFLASSIYAAGFESAKRIDLGKITRLIIVDVGDPGRIGKFAELLGKKGVEVHLYDHHPEGSEVIRADFGKVEMVGATTTLMVELLLEKKIPIEPAEATVMLLGIFEDTGKLTFSATTPRDFYAAGKLLEMGADLSAVTGFLEPEMTAEEVALLDDLLKSMVTRAFNGVKVTTAVASVSHYLGDVAALAHKICEIENIDVLIMSVSMEGRVILVARSRLPEADVSIIAKHFGGGGHREAASAAIRDLTPIQVEEELEKILPFFVKPKITARDILSSPVKTVDVKATLEGVRESLNRYHVNAMPVLKEGKIAGIITRMVVERAIAHGLSGAPAEEYMTSEFSTVSPDTGFDTLRALIVDKRLRFLPVVEEETLIGAITRTDILEVLTRDERMEPLSPPKSSTVRSAKRAMEELLTPDVFGKLKALGELAVSEGMQAYLVGGLVRDLLLHRKNLDVDIVVEGDAIALAKKAAGLWGAKVREHRPFSTAKMTFKDGFSIDFATARTEYYKRPAALPTVEESSLKLDLYRRDFTINTIAVRLEPSRFGDVIDFFGGLRDLKEGTVRILHNLSFVDDPTRILRALRFSERFGFRLGTQTEKLLKSAVSGGFLSRSRGRRLFREWRSLLEEVEPMKGLNVLNKYGCLQSFHPRIVLNDKALQKLSAVDEVVSWFSLLFLERKVEAWKLVMLALLEPLDDAELDTFLREFNIENAEGEELKKVWKEGNALLLALRTSKSGDFIPDSRIYGICSAYGDITLLWAMAKTRDESKRKALSRYYTRLVNAKTLLGGKDLGKMGVPPGPDYKKLLSELLGARLDGAISTREEEIAWVKKRLASHN, from the coding sequence TTGGAAGTCATAACTACCCACGTAAACTCGGATTTCGACGCGCTCGGGTCTATGGTCGCGGCCAAAAAGCTCTACCCGGAGGCGCTTCTCTCCTTTCCCGGCTCGCAGGAAAAGAGCCTAAGGAATTTCTTTCTCGCCTCCTCGATCTACGCCGCCGGGTTTGAATCCGCCAAACGCATCGACCTTGGTAAAATCACCCGGCTGATCATCGTTGACGTGGGAGACCCCGGCCGCATCGGAAAATTCGCGGAGCTTCTGGGCAAGAAAGGCGTCGAGGTCCACCTCTACGACCACCACCCGGAAGGGAGCGAGGTCATCAGGGCCGATTTTGGCAAGGTCGAAATGGTCGGCGCTACGACGACACTGATGGTGGAGCTCCTGCTGGAGAAAAAAATCCCCATAGAGCCCGCCGAGGCGACGGTAATGCTTCTCGGAATCTTCGAGGACACCGGAAAGCTGACCTTTTCAGCCACGACGCCGAGGGATTTTTACGCGGCGGGAAAACTTCTGGAGATGGGCGCCGATCTTTCGGCGGTGACGGGATTTCTGGAGCCGGAGATGACCGCCGAGGAGGTCGCCCTGCTGGACGACCTTCTAAAAAGCATGGTTACGCGCGCCTTTAACGGCGTGAAGGTGACTACCGCCGTCGCCTCCGTTTCTCATTATCTCGGGGACGTGGCGGCGCTCGCTCACAAGATCTGCGAGATAGAGAACATCGACGTGCTGATTATGAGCGTCTCCATGGAAGGCAGGGTGATACTCGTGGCCAGAAGCCGCCTGCCGGAGGCAGACGTATCCATAATTGCGAAACACTTCGGGGGGGGAGGCCACCGCGAGGCCGCTTCGGCTGCTATCCGCGACCTCACCCCCATTCAGGTCGAGGAAGAGCTTGAAAAAATCCTTCCCTTCTTCGTAAAGCCGAAGATAACCGCCCGCGACATCCTTTCCTCACCCGTTAAGACCGTGGACGTAAAGGCCACCCTTGAGGGCGTCAGGGAATCGCTGAACAGGTACCACGTAAACGCCATGCCGGTGCTGAAAGAGGGAAAAATAGCCGGAATTATCACGAGAATGGTGGTGGAGCGCGCGATAGCCCACGGACTTTCGGGAGCGCCCGCCGAGGAGTACATGACCTCGGAATTCTCCACCGTCTCGCCCGATACCGGCTTCGACACCCTCCGCGCCCTCATCGTGGACAAGCGCCTCCGGTTCCTGCCCGTGGTCGAGGAGGAGACTCTCATCGGCGCGATAACCAGAACCGATATCCTCGAAGTCCTCACCCGCGACGAGCGCATGGAGCCCCTCAGCCCGCCGAAAAGTTCGACCGTGCGGTCCGCCAAAAGGGCTATGGAGGAGCTGCTGACCCCGGACGTCTTTGGAAAACTCAAGGCCCTCGGCGAGCTGGCGGTTTCGGAGGGGATGCAGGCCTATCTTGTCGGCGGGCTGGTGCGCGACCTTCTACTTCACAGGAAAAACCTCGACGTAGACATAGTCGTCGAGGGCGACGCCATCGCCCTCGCGAAAAAGGCCGCCGGACTCTGGGGCGCGAAAGTCCGCGAACACCGCCCCTTCTCCACCGCCAAGATGACCTTCAAAGACGGTTTTTCCATCGATTTCGCCACCGCGAGGACCGAGTACTACAAACGCCCCGCCGCCCTCCCCACCGTGGAGGAATCGAGTCTCAAGCTCGACCTCTACCGCAGGGACTTCACCATAAACACCATCGCCGTCAGACTGGAGCCCTCGCGTTTCGGCGACGTGATAGATTTTTTCGGCGGACTTCGCGACCTCAAGGAGGGGACGGTCCGTATACTCCACAACCTCTCCTTCGTGGACGACCCAACAAGAATCCTTCGGGCCCTGAGATTTTCGGAGCGCTTCGGCTTCCGCCTCGGGACGCAGACCGAAAAGCTGCTGAAGAGCGCGGTAAGCGGCGGCTTTCTTTCCCGTTCGCGCGGCAGGAGGCTCTTTAGGGAGTGGCGGAGCCTCCTTGAGGAAGTGGAGCCCATGAAGGGGCTGAACGTCCTGAATAAATACGGCTGCCTTCAGAGCTTTCACCCCAGGATTGTTCTGAACGACAAGGCGCTCCAGAAACTTTCGGCGGTGGACGAGGTCGTATCGTGGTTCTCGCTCCTCTTCCTCGAAAGGAAGGTGGAGGCGTGGAAACTCGTAATGCTCGCGCTGCTCGAACCGCTGGACGACGCCGAGCTGGACACCTTTCTGAGGGAGTTCAACATAGAAAACGCCGAGGGAGAGGAACTTAAAAAAGTGTGGAAGGAAGGAAACGCGCTTTTGCTGGCCCTTCGCACCTCGAAATCCGGCGATTTCATACCGGATTCAAGGATTTACGGGATTTGCAGCGCTTACGGAGATATCACTCTTCTGTGGGCGATGGCGAAGACGCGCGACGAGTCCAAGCGAAAGGCGCTCAGCAGGTATTACACGCGCCTCGTGAACGCAAAAACACTGCTCGGAGGCAAGGACCTCGGAAAGATGGGGGTTCCTCCCGGCCCCGACTACAAAAAATTGCTCTCGGAGCTTCTCGGCGCACGCCTCGACGGAGCAATTTCGACGAGGGAAGAAGAGATCGCCTGGGTGAAAAAGAGACTCGCCAGTCACAATTAG
- a CDS encoding YkgJ family cysteine cluster protein — MTEKNNGCVACGICCDLYGAALTASQSDLERWRKEGRADILSAVGEDGALWVKSDGSRQEACPFIVREGPDRAVCGIHDAKPEVCRGYPTVYHNKKCVRGVVF, encoded by the coding sequence ATGACTGAAAAAAATAACGGCTGTGTCGCCTGCGGTATCTGCTGCGATCTTTATGGGGCGGCGCTCACGGCTTCCCAAAGCGACCTGGAACGATGGCGTAAGGAGGGGCGAGCGGACATCCTCTCGGCGGTGGGCGAGGACGGCGCTCTCTGGGTGAAGAGCGACGGTTCGAGGCAGGAAGCCTGCCCTTTCATCGTGCGCGAAGGACCGGATCGCGCCGTCTGCGGGATACACGACGCGAAGCCGGAAGTTTGCAGGGGTTATCCCACGGTTTACCACAACAAAAAATGCGTGAGGGGCGTGGTTTTCTAG
- a CDS encoding CYTH domain-containing protein: protein MILEIERKFLVLKEKLPPLGEGEKILQAYLGLDPVVRVRVTGQKGILTVKGKGLLSRQEIETGIEREKALALLKLRVAGSRVIEKTRHIITHGGKKWELDLFEGELAGLVVAEIELEAEDEEFTLPPWAGSEVTFDPRYQNANMAGMK, encoded by the coding sequence TTGATTTTGGAGATAGAGAGAAAATTCCTCGTCCTGAAGGAGAAACTTCCCCCTCTGGGAGAAGGGGAAAAGATTCTGCAGGCGTATCTCGGCCTCGACCCGGTGGTGCGCGTCCGCGTGACCGGACAGAAGGGCATACTTACCGTCAAGGGCAAGGGGCTCCTTTCGAGGCAGGAGATAGAAACCGGAATCGAACGTGAAAAAGCCCTCGCCCTGCTTAAACTTCGCGTCGCGGGGAGCAGGGTTATCGAGAAAACGCGGCATATAATTACACACGGCGGCAAAAAATGGGAACTCGACCTTTTCGAGGGAGAACTTGCCGGACTTGTCGTCGCCGAAATCGAACTTGAAGCGGAGGATGAAGAGTTCACCCTTCCGCCCTGGGCCGGAAGCGAAGTGACTTTCGATCCCCGTTACCAAAACGCCAATATGGCGGGAATGAAATAA
- a CDS encoding response regulator — protein MKYTVLVVDDEKSIRALYQMELEEEGYNVRSAETGAEAFKIISEEPVHVVVLDIKLRRESGLHVLQEISRNHPRLPVVLSTAYGAYKDDCSTWLAEGYVVKSTSLDELKVQIANVLKRHYGAGESH, from the coding sequence ATGAAATATACGGTGCTTGTTGTAGACGACGAAAAGAGCATCCGTGCCCTTTACCAGATGGAGCTTGAGGAGGAGGGGTACAACGTCCGCTCCGCCGAGACCGGGGCGGAGGCCTTTAAAATTATCAGCGAAGAGCCCGTTCACGTCGTCGTGCTCGATATCAAGCTAAGGCGCGAGAGCGGCCTTCACGTCCTTCAGGAAATATCGAGAAATCACCCGCGCCTTCCGGTCGTGCTTTCCACTGCGTACGGGGCCTACAAGGACGACTGTTCCACTTGGCTTGCCGAGGGCTACGTCGTCAAGTCCACCTCGCTTGACGAACTCAAGGTACAGATAGCCAACGTCCTGAAAAGACACTACGGCGCGGGCGAATCCCACTAA
- a CDS encoding CPBP family intramembrane metalloprotease — protein MGRAAFAYGLGIILALVTIFWLKKPLVFYGATRGEEFFLGKNPRESILFGLAAGGALIVTGELFMRFTHWGKAVVRMLRAVVGLLHPMDALLLAFLSSFGEELIFRGVLLPYLGLYGSSFVFGLLHLVPRKKMWVWSVWALGAGLGLGWLAVRTGGLLAPTLAHFGVNFLGLYFLGRRKI, from the coding sequence ATGGGCAGGGCGGCTTTCGCCTACGGCCTCGGGATAATACTGGCGCTGGTGACGATCTTCTGGCTGAAAAAGCCCCTCGTCTTTTACGGCGCGACGCGCGGGGAGGAGTTCTTCCTCGGCAAAAATCCGAGGGAAAGCATTCTTTTCGGCCTCGCCGCCGGAGGCGCGCTCATCGTCACGGGCGAGCTTTTCATGCGCTTCACCCACTGGGGCAAGGCCGTCGTGCGGATGCTTCGGGCCGTCGTGGGGCTCTTGCATCCCATGGACGCCCTGCTGCTGGCCTTCCTCAGCTCCTTCGGCGAAGAACTTATCTTCAGGGGCGTCCTTCTGCCCTACCTTGGGCTTTACGGCTCCTCCTTCGTCTTCGGCCTCCTCCACCTGGTCCCCAGAAAGAAGATGTGGGTCTGGTCGGTCTGGGCCCTCGGAGCGGGACTCGGACTCGGCTGGCTCGCCGTCAGGACCGGGGGGCTTCTCGCGCCCACCCTGGCTCACTTCGGAGTCAATTTCCTCGGCCTCTACTTCCTCGGCAGGAGAAAAATTTAA
- a CDS encoding 4Fe-4S dicluster domain-containing protein has translation MAYKITDKCQACGECVDACPVGAISESGGKYLIDADSCVDCGTCAEECPSNAIEEA, from the coding sequence ATGGCTTACAAGATAACCGATAAGTGTCAGGCCTGTGGTGAGTGTGTAGACGCTTGCCCGGTGGGCGCAATCTCCGAGAGCGGCGGCAAATACTTGATCGACGCGGACAGCTGTGTCGATTGCGGCACCTGCGCTGAAGAGTGCCCCTCCAACGCCATCGAAGAAGCCTGA
- a CDS encoding RluA family pseudouridine synthase, whose product MKREGERKSAPRQSRIQGTPFTVVYEDKDILVANKKAGILTVPIPGKSSKNLEEIINNYLLSQKRSAQAVHRIDRFTSGLVVFGKGRNAWGKLVEQFKEHTPERVYLAVVRGVPRKDEGTLRHQLKLTKNGFRQLVVKTDGTLAITHYKVLEKFDGASLLEVRLETGLKNQIRVQFRAIGNPLVGDRHYSPGEEEEVLLDRQALHAWKLSFKHPTEGRIVSFEAPLPQDMESLIARLRKGGAKRKEAPQAKDTPSRKETAPRKEAPPKKEAPPKKEAPPKKEAPPKKEAPPKKEPPNRFKKSMRGEPVKKKRTARVKP is encoded by the coding sequence TTGAAAAGAGAAGGTGAAAGAAAGAGCGCCCCGAGGCAGTCGAGGATACAGGGAACGCCCTTCACCGTGGTCTACGAGGACAAGGACATCCTCGTGGCCAACAAGAAGGCGGGCATCCTGACGGTTCCAATTCCCGGAAAGAGCTCGAAGAACCTCGAAGAGATAATCAACAATTACCTCCTCTCCCAGAAACGCTCGGCGCAGGCCGTACACCGCATAGACCGCTTCACCTCCGGCCTCGTCGTCTTCGGCAAGGGGAGAAACGCCTGGGGCAAGCTGGTGGAGCAGTTTAAGGAGCACACCCCCGAGCGCGTCTACCTCGCGGTGGTGCGCGGCGTTCCCAGGAAGGACGAGGGCACCCTCCGCCACCAGCTAAAGCTGACCAAGAACGGCTTTCGCCAGCTTGTAGTGAAAACCGACGGCACACTAGCGATAACCCACTACAAGGTTCTGGAGAAATTCGACGGCGCTTCGCTTCTTGAGGTGCGCCTTGAGACCGGCCTCAAAAACCAGATTCGCGTCCAGTTCCGGGCCATCGGCAATCCGCTGGTCGGCGACCGCCACTACAGCCCCGGCGAGGAGGAAGAGGTGCTGCTCGATCGTCAGGCCCTTCACGCCTGGAAACTGTCCTTCAAGCACCCCACCGAGGGCAGGATAGTCTCCTTTGAAGCCCCTCTCCCGCAGGACATGGAGTCGCTGATCGCGCGGCTCCGCAAAGGCGGCGCCAAAAGAAAAGAAGCTCCCCAAGCGAAAGATACTCCTTCGCGTAAAGAAACCGCTCCGAGGAAAGAGGCTCCTCCGAAGAAGGAAGCCCCTCCGAAGAAGGAAGCCCCTCCGAAGAAGGAAGCCCCTCCGAAGAAAGAAGCCCCTCCGAAGAAAGAGCCGCCAAACAGGTTCAAAAAATCGATGCGCGGAGAGCCTGTCAAGAAGAAGCGTACGGCGAGGGTCAAGCCGTAA